The segment GACCCTGGGACCGCTAAATCCCAAATCTTGCAATACGTTCATAAAATCGCTCCTCGAGGTGTCTACACTTCTGGTAAGGGTTCCTCGGCTGTCGGGTTAACCGCATACGTTACGAGAGACGTTGATACTAAACAATTAGTGCTAGAGAGTGGTGCATTGGTGCTTTCCGACGGTGGTGTTTGTTGtattgatgagtttgacaAAATGAGTGACTCGACTAGGTCAGTGCTGCACGAAGTTATGGAGCAACAGACAATATCCATAGCGAAGGCAGGTATTATCACCACTTTGAACGCTAGAGCCTCGATTTTGGCCAGTGCTAACCCCATTGGATCTCGATACAATCCCAATTTACCGGTAACGGCGAATATCGATTTGCCACCACCTCTGCTTTCCAGGTTCGACCTCGTTTACTTGGTCCTCGATAAAGTGGATGAGGGAACCGACAGAGAGCTCGCCGAGCACTTAACCAGCCTTTACATCGAAGACAAGCCGCAGCACGTTGCGACCGATGACGTGCTGGCGGTTGAGTTTCTGACTGCCTACATCAACTATGCAAAGGAAAATATCCACCCTGGCATCACGGAACAGGCCAAGACTGAGCTTGTCAGGGCGTACGTGGGAATGCGCAAGATAGGTGATGATTCAAGATCTGACGAGAAACGCATTACCGCCACCACCAGGCAACTTGAGAGCATGATCAGATTGTCCGAAGCACACGCCAAGATGAGGCTGTCCGAGCAAGTAGAAATCCAAGACGTCCAGGAGGCTGTGAGACTAATCAGATCCGCCATAAAGGACTATGCAACCGATCCTAAGACAGGCAAGATTGACATGAACCTAGTTCAAACAGGTAAATCAGTCATCCAACGCAAACTGGAAGAAGACCTCGCAAGGGAAATTCTCAGAATCCTTACCGATCACACTTCGGACTCGATGAGTTTCAACGAGTTGaacaagcagatcaacGAGCATTCGCAGGATAGAGTGGAGTCATCCGATATATCAGAGGCCCTCTCTCGACTACAGCAGGAAGACAAGCTCATAGTCTTGGGTGAAGGTGTCAGACGATCAATCAGACTGAATGTACGCGTATGACACGCCGTGACGATCGAGAGATAGGCTTATAGCCGGCAAGATATAAAGTGAAGGCCAGATTTTCACTGGCCTTGCGCGTTGCACGGCCTGGACACTGTAGTCGCACGTTCGCACGCGCAACTTACCAAGACATATAACCGACTACTGGCTTTCATGTGGCAGCGATCTAGTGCTTCCAGGACAATCTGGAGACCATCTTCTCGCTTTATATGCTGAATTATGATAAATAGCAGCATTTGATTGGTTCTGTAGATGTAACTATACACGAAGCACTTGTTAGCTTCTCGAGCAACCGAAAAGagtcttgatgaagatacATCTTAGTTTAATGCTGTCTAGATGTAATGCCAGTATTCTTTGGATCGATCAATTCTGGGATAATGTTGGGCAGAATCCAGTCGTATGCCACCTGTTTCGTCTCTAAAACTAGCCGTTTGGCCACTAAGACCGTTTACTATGGTAAGGTCGGCGCCGAATTATCCAAACAAGTCTACTTGAAAGAGGGTTTGCAACCACCATCTGTAGCCGACTTTCAAAAAGTGTACTCGCAATTGTACAAGAATCTGCTACACTACTCAGTAAAGCCAAAGGAAGTTTTGGGGTTACTAAAATCTCTCGGTAAGAATGACGTTGTGAAGTACGGTTCCTATGCCATTCAAATCGTTGGATTCTATTCCGTTGGTGAAATAATCGGCAGAAGACATCTAGTTGGGTACAAGAACTACCAGCCAAGCCACCATTAGATGACTGGGACTGCTTTTTCTCCTGTTGCCGTGACATCACTAAAAATGTTTTGGCGAGCAGTCATACTTAGTCACCTAGTCACATCGAGACTGTCTCATTGACGCGCTTGTGAGTGATCTCCTACATTAAACCAAAACTTTGCGATTTAACAACCTCTCTAATATTCATTTTATGTTATATATGCAGTATATATGATGAACTCGATGCCACTTGTCGATATTAGGAAGTAGAACGCTTGGAATCAACCGCTTTGTGCTGATGTTTCCTTTTTTTCGATGCTTCGATCATATCGTGCTTGCGCTTTCTTTTCAGTCTATCTACCTTTGGAACTGTACTGATTTGCTTTCTGTTTACCCTTGCTTTACCTTTCTTGATgctctctttctctcttttgcTCAGCTTCGAAATCCCGTCCATCCATTCAGCAACTTGACATCCACTTTGCTTCATTACATTTATAACAGGTTTAATAGCCAGTGAATCTTGCTTGGTGTAGAATGTGACGGCGTTACCTGAACGACCACCCCTACCCGTTCTACCGATCCGATGAACGTAGGCTTGGGCGGTCCTGGGCACATCATAATTAATAATGAGATTCACACCTTTAAAATCGACACCGCGAGCGAGCACGTCAGTACAGATCAGGCACCAGAGGTCGCCCTTCTTGAATGATTCGATGATCTTTTCCCTCTGCATCTGAGTTCTTTCTGCGTGTATAACGTCCACATTTAGACCGTCGTATATTAATTCATGATATAAAGCCTTCGCTCTCTCAATGGATTCGAGAAAGATAATAACAGGAGGCCTAAACTCACCTTCCTGAACCAACTGTCTAATGGCAATCAGTTTACCCTCTTCGTTACCACAGTACACTATTTTTTGCGTAATATTAGCGTTGGCCGCTTCTTTATGTCCAATGATGACTCTGACGGGATCCATCATGATACTTTGGGCGATCTCTTCCACACTGGACGGCATAGTGGCGGAAAACAGTGATTTCTGTAATTTAGGATTGCTACAAGAGCTCAGGATATCATCTGTCTGCTCGATGAAAGTCTTATCAAAAAGTTTATCCGCCTCATCAAAGATGATATGTTTGACGGTAGAAAGATCTAAAGCTtcgttcttcatcagatCAATCAACCGCAGTGGTGTGGTGACAATAATGTCGTATTTCTTATCACTGACCACCCTGTTTCTTAGTTTGGCATTTAACGACTTGGACAGTAGTGCAACTTGTAAGGGTCTTTTCTTGTCCAGAAATATTTTACGAGACAATTTACCGCATTCAATGAATATTTGATTTGCCAACTCCTTTGTTGGTGAGACGATCAATGCCCTCAGTCCTGTACCGCCGGTCGCCTCTGAGATGACTAGCTGTAGTAAAGGTATCAAAAACGAGAGCGTCTTACCGGAACCAGTTGGCGCACAAGCTACAATGTCTCGACCGTTCAGCGATAGTGGTATAGCCTCGGACTGAATGGGAGTTGGTTCAGTGAAGTGGTTCTCAATCAGATTATTCAGTAAACGCTTATCAAATGAAAACCGCGTCACTAGATCTTCGAACGATCCAATGGGCAACGGTATGTCTTCACCTGTCACTTTGGCCTTGTAAGATTTACGTAACGACGTTGCCTCATCAATGTTTCTCACCTTCAGCTGTCCAATGTCATTCTCTACaagttcttctctttcatcttcgatggcttctttctccttaTCTCTGGAGTCCTCTACCTTCTTCATAATTCTTTTGTTGTGGAAAAAATCGAGTTCTCTGGTTATTTGCTTATCATTGTCCTTGACAGTGGTCTCTACCACACTGAAATCCACATCCTTGCCAATCCTCTTCGTATCTTTCCTAACATTGGCACCTCTTGCCAAAACCCTGAAGATATCCATACTATGCAAATCAGAAACTGTTATTGCAGGGCCAGAGAGAGCATAAAACAAGCAGGAACACTCAATTTCTTAGAGTTGATGCTAAGTAATAAATGGTCAAAGTAAGCTCATCGCGATGGTAAATTTTCATTAGTCTTGCAAGTCCGAAGCGACCGGTGTGATGTCGGACAATCGAGCAGCAGGTCACATGTAGACTATATTCTTAAAGGTTATATGTGCTCTATCATATCATTGACAATGCTTGGGATAGCAAGTCTCTGGTATTCAGGTTGATGATTCCACAGCTGTGAAGCTTTTCCTTGTTTCTTATATAGCCGACGCATTGACCAACCGCCCGCCTCCGACGAGGATAGCAGCATTTCTCGAGATGTCCCACCGCGAGCATGTTTTGCGAACCCTCTTGTAGACCTTTCCTCTCTGATTAGCTTTGCACCTCGGATCTATTAACGCAGATCTCTTTTACCTTTTGATGTATCTGGGCCACTCTCTCGGCTGTATCCATGAATAGACTGAACTCCTCAATTACTGTAGAGATTAATGCATTGATCCCCGTCTTCATGGCATACACATCAACGTGCCCAGAAGACTCGTTGTTTTTGCTGAAGCCCTTGGCATCGGGAGGCGCACCGAAAACGTCATTGTCGATCCCGTTCACTGCGCTTTCGATGTCTGAGAGAACGCGGAAATAGTCATCTAGCTTCTCCTGGTAGACTTGGATTCTGTGATGGAAGAACTTCTCGAGCTCCATGGAGGATATCTTGCTGCCCGGTGTCAGCAGCTGCTGTAGGATCATGGCAAAAGTTTGCGTATCCGCTATACTTTGATCCGTtatgtctttgatggaggtgagtttcttcaaatcttgCGTGAGAGATTCACTGGCCGAGGATACAGTTTTGAGCAGATAAGCGATATCGCGTGGAAtggaattgatcaattcgGTATGCTCCGGGGTGTCCGCTTTGAGATGCTGGGAGATTTGAACCTGTCTTTGAATATATTGATCCAACTGCTCTATCTCTTGGCGCAACTGCGGTGGCAATTCGCTTATCTTTGTCATGGGTGTTATTGGTAGCTGGCTGATCGCTTGTAGAGTGGATGGCTGTTGATATTGCTGCGGTTGTTGGGCACCAAAGAGCGATCCACTGGCATTTGAGGTACCGCTAGTTCCGAACAGCGAAGTGCCGGCCGCTTTTGATCCGAAGAGACCCCCGCCTgtgccgctgctgctgccaaAAAGGGAACTACCGCCAGCAGGCTTAGAGCCAAACAGACCTCCGCCCGTGCTTCCCGCCGTGGTACCTGTCTTTCCGAAGAGGCTTCCGCCTGCTCCCGTGGTGCCTGTGGTGCCTGAGTTGCTGGACCCAAACAGACTCCCAGTCCCGGTGTTTGTGCCACTATTTCCAAACAGCCCGGCGGTGCCAGCGGGCTGCTGTGATTGCGACTGCTGCCCAAACGAGATCCCCGTCCCGGTTGCGCTGCCTACCGGCTTGCTACCAAACAAACCACCAACGGTGGTGCCGCCAGGCTGTTGtggttgctgctgctgtcCAAACGAAAACCCCGTCCCGCTCGCCGTGCCGCCAGCCGGCTTGTTGCCAAACAAACCGCCTTTCGAATCGCCACTCTGCGCGGCCTGGCCGCCAAACGAAAATCCACTACCTCCTCCAGTAGCATTACCACCAGCACCACTCGTTTGTCCGAAGCTGAATCCACCCCCAGCATTATTCGGCTTCTGCCCGAACAATCCACCTGAGGTCGTGGAACTGGCGCCTGCAGATGAAGCCTTATTGAAACTGAACATCCTCCAGAGATCCCAACGTTCCCAAAAGCCTCGACCAGCCTTAAATCTCTCCTATAAAGGCCATTTAAGCTGCCATTTAGTGTTGATCGAATAGCTGAAAACCTTGATGATCAATCGTGTAAGGTGATCTGAGCTCTAAACCGTCCGACATTTGAAGCATCTTGTGGAAACACCGTAGAACTCGGTACTTTCATTTATCGAATGCTGGTTAGCCACCATGGAAGAGGCAGTAATTAGCCTTCCTGATTGCTGCCTTCGAAGTCAGTTTGTACTGGATTCAATTGCTGTTGTTTAAGTTTTGTTCGTTGTTACCCGGTCGACCGAGACAAACAAAGCTTGGTGGCGCGTCTATTGGCATTGATTAACGAAAACAACCAGTTTAGTGGgacaaaatcttcaagtttgacGAGCTATAAGGACTCTACGTCGACTTTTCACTAGCTTACTTTACGATATTCGCCAGGGGTTGCATTCTTTGAGCAAAAAGCGGCTTTTTGCGGTTGTTTTTCGTTAGTTTTTGGGAGGTGTCAAGGAGACCTTAATATATTGGACAGGTTGTTACCTCGAAGGGACGTGTATTACTTGTATTGTATCATTAGAGAATCTTTTAGTGGATAATGGGtattccaaaatttttcaggTACATCTCCGAGAGATGGCCTATGATTCTGCAACTTATCGAGGGAAACCAGATACCCGAGTTTGATAATCTTTATCTGGATATGAATTCGATTCTGCATAGTTGTACACACGGGAACGATGATGACGTGACAAAGAGGATGACCGAAGAGGAGGTGTTTGCCAAGATATTCGCGTACATTGACCATTTGTTCCATACGAtaaagccaaagaaagTGTTTTACATGGCTATCGATGGTGTTGCCCCTCGGGCAAAGATGAACCAACAAAGAGCACGTAGATTTAGGAGTGCAATGGATGCTGAAAAGGCTTTGGAGAAGGCGATCATGAGGGGGGAGGAGATTCCAAAAGGAGAAGCTTTCGATTCCAATGCTATCACGCCCGGGACAGAATTTATGGCCAAACTCACTAAGAATTTACAGTATTTTATTCATGATAAGATAACGAATGACTCGAAATGGCGAGAGATAGATATTATCTTCTCGGGGCATGAAGTGCCCGGTGAAGGTGAGCACAAGATTATGGACTTTATCAGAAATCTCAGGGCGCAGAAAGAGTTTGATTCCAACACGAGGCACTGTATATATGGTTTGGATGCGGATCTTATCATGTTGGGCATGTCCGTTCATGATCCGCATTTTGCATTATTGAGAGAGGAGGTTGTTTTCGGCAGGAGGGGTAGCGTGGCCAAAAGTTTGGAAAGTCAGAACTTTTATCTATTGCACATCTCGCTGTTGAGAGAGTACATGCAGTTggaatttcaagagattgCCGATGAATTACAGTTTGAGTATGATTTCGAGCGTATCTTGGACGACTTTATTTTAGTCATGTTTGTCATTGGTAATGACTTCTTACCTAATTTGGCTGATTTGCATTTGAACAAAGGTGCGTTCCCTGTTCTACTACAGACCTTTAAGGAGGCACTTCTTCATTTAGATGGCTACATGAATGAGCACGGTGAGATTAATTTGAAGAGGCTGGGTGTTTGGTTGGAATACCTATCCCAGTTCGAACTAACAAATTTTGAGCAATCTGACATTGACGTCGATTGGTTCAATCAACAGTTGGAAAATATTTCGTTGGAGGGCGAGAAGCAAAGAGCAAGAACAGGTAAAAAACTATTATTGAAGCAACAGAAAAAGATTGTAGGTATCGTAAAACCTTGGGTAATTGACGTGATGTCAAAAAGATATCCCGCAGACCTGCCGGAGGACGATGTCCCAACTTTGAAGCTAGATGATGATCGTATAGAAGAGAACTTGGAATTTTTAAAGGAGTTGGCTTTCCAATTAGGGCTCTTCGTTACTCATTCCAAGTCACAAGATGTTTattctttgaagatggaTATTGATGCCATTAATCCTGACGAAACCGATGTGCAATTTGAGGAGCGCCAAAAGTCGGTGAGAAAAACCATAAAGAGATACCAACAGGCCATTCTGGTTGAAGACCAAGAGGAACTGGATAACGAAAAAGAAATTTACAATGAGAGATTTATCCAATGGAAGGATAAATATTACAAAACTAAGCTTGGTTTCAGTTACGATGATGCTGAGAAGCTGACCGACCTATGTCAGAACTACGTGGAGGGGCTGCAGTGGGTGCTTTATTACTACTATAGAGGTTGTCCATCGTGGGGCTGGTACTTCCACTATCACTATGCTCCACGTATTTCCGACTTGGCCAAGGGGCTCAACCAGATCATCAAATTTAATAAAGGCAAACCGTTTACTCCATTTCAACAGCTCATGGCTGTCTTACCTGAAAGGTCAAAAAACCTAATTCCAACACCTTTCAGACCACTAAtgtttgatgaaaaatCACCCATTCGTGATTTCTATCCTCGAGAAGTAGAATTAGACAAGAATGGAAAAACTGCAGATTGGGAAGCTGTTGTTCTGCTTTCCTTTGTCGATGAGCAGAGATTAATAGATGCTATGGCGCCATACTTGGGTAAGCTCTCACCAGAGGAGAAGATCAGAAATGGGTGCGGTAAAGATCTAATATACACATTCAATCCACAGGTGGATGTACTATACAAAAGCCCTCTGAGCGGGATGTTTTCGGATATTGAGCACGATCATTGCGTAGAGCGTGAATTCACCCCACCGAATATTGACGAGTCTCAATTTCGCTACGGGTTGCTAGAAGGGGCAAAGGTTGGTTCAAATCTCTTGGCCGGTTTCCCTAGTTTGGAGACGATTCCTTTTAGTGCTGAATTGGCGTACAATGAAACGAGAGTGTTCCAACAGCCATCAAAGCAGCAGTCTAT is part of the Torulaspora globosa chromosome 7, complete sequence genome and harbors:
- the ATP20 gene encoding F1F0 ATP synthase subunit g (ancestral locus Anc_8.123), whose amino-acid sequence is MPVFFGSINSGIMLGRIQSYATCFVSKTSRLATKTVYYGKVGAELSKQVYLKEGLQPPSVADFQKVYSQLYKNLLHYSVKPKEVLGLLKSLGKNDVVKYGSYAIQIVGFYSVGEIIGRRHLVGYKNYQPSHH
- the ROK1 gene encoding RNA-dependent ATPase ROK1 (ancestral locus Anc_8.124) encodes the protein MDIFRVLARGANVRKDTKRIGKDVDFSVVETTVKDNDKQITRELDFFHNKRIMKKVEDSRDKEKEAIEDEREELVENDIGQLKVRNIDEATSLRKSYKAKVTGEDIPLPIGSFEDLVTRFSFDKRLLNNLIENHFTEPTPIQSEAIPLSLNGRDIVACAPTGSGKTLSFLIPLLQLVISEATGGTGLRALIVSPTKELANQIFIECGKLSRKIFLDKKRPLQVALLSKSLNAKLRNRVVSDKKYDIIVTTPLRLIDLMKNEALDLSTVKHIIFDEADKLFDKTFIEQTDDILSSCSNPKLQKSLFSATMPSSVEEIAQSIMMDPVRVIIGHKEAANANITQKIVYCGNEEGKLIAIRQLVQEGEFRPPVIIFLESIERAKALYHELIYDGLNVDVIHAERTQMQREKIIESFKKGDLWCLICTDVLARGVDFKGVNLIINYDVPRTAQAYVHRIGRTGRGGRSGNAVTFYTKQDSLAIKPVINVMKQSGCQVAEWMDGISKLSKREKESIKKGKARVNRKQISTVPKVDRLKRKRKHDMIEASKKRKHQHKAVDSKRSTS
- the NUP49 gene encoding FG-nucleoporin NUP49 (ancestral locus Anc_8.125), which translates into the protein MFSFNKASSAGASSTTSGGLFGQKPNNAGGGFSFGQTSGAGGNATGGGSGFSFGGQAAQSGDSKGGLFGNKPAGGTASGTGFSFGQQQQPQQPGGTTVGGLFGSKPVGSATGTGISFGQQSQSQQPAGTAGLFGNSGTNTGTGSLFGSSNSGTTGTTGAGGSLFGKTGTTAGSTGGGLFGSKPAGGSSLFGSSSGTGGGLFGSKAAGTSLFGTSGTSNASGSLFGAQQPQQYQQPSTLQAISQLPITPMTKISELPPQLRQEIEQLDQYIQRQVQISQHLKADTPEHTELINSIPRDIAYLLKTVSSASESLTQDLKKLTSIKDITDQSIADTQTFAMILQQLLTPGSKISSMELEKFFHHRIQVYQEKLDDYFRVLSDIESAVNGIDNDVFGAPPDAKGFSKNNESSGHVDVYAMKTGINALISTVIEEFSLFMDTAERVAQIHQKVKEICVNRSEVQS
- the XRN1 gene encoding chromatin-binding exonuclease XRN1 (ancestral locus Anc_8.126); translation: MGIPKFFRYISERWPMILQLIEGNQIPEFDNLYLDMNSILHSCTHGNDDDVTKRMTEEEVFAKIFAYIDHLFHTIKPKKVFYMAIDGVAPRAKMNQQRARRFRSAMDAEKALEKAIMRGEEIPKGEAFDSNAITPGTEFMAKLTKNLQYFIHDKITNDSKWREIDIIFSGHEVPGEGEHKIMDFIRNLRAQKEFDSNTRHCIYGLDADLIMLGMSVHDPHFALLREEVVFGRRGSVAKSLESQNFYLLHISLLREYMQLEFQEIADELQFEYDFERILDDFILVMFVIGNDFLPNLADLHLNKGAFPVLLQTFKEALLHLDGYMNEHGEINLKRLGVWLEYLSQFELTNFEQSDIDVDWFNQQLENISLEGEKQRARTGKKLLLKQQKKIVGIVKPWVIDVMSKRYPADLPEDDVPTLKLDDDRIEENLEFLKELAFQLGLFVTHSKSQDVYSLKMDIDAINPDETDVQFEERQKSVRKTIKRYQQAILVEDQEELDNEKEIYNERFIQWKDKYYKTKLGFSYDDAEKLTDLCQNYVEGLQWVLYYYYRGCPSWGWYFHYHYAPRISDLAKGLNQIIKFNKGKPFTPFQQLMAVLPERSKNLIPTPFRPLMFDEKSPIRDFYPREVELDKNGKTADWEAVVLLSFVDEQRLIDAMAPYLGKLSPEEKIRNGCGKDLIYTFNPQVDVLYKSPLSGMFSDIEHDHCVEREFTPPNIDESQFRYGLLEGAKVGSNLLAGFPSLETIPFSAELAYNETRVFQQPSKQQSMVLRIENVFEQNSLTLDELSKRFMNKVVYTRWPFLRESKLVSIIDDHNVYESLKPGKTLRRPVEASEIKLFKSLTASMIKNYSQEKAVSLGKVSAIVKVLPVTDLVRTSKGSYVKTFSSEAEYYPLQLMVESVANQDERFVEREPVPIEKEFPQGSHVIFLGDYAYGGETIIDGYNSGTRLKLTVKKRVSQAEPTIGKERARIDSSLVKYFPSFIVAKKLQLHPLFLSKITSKFLIANVAGKHVNVGIPIKFEARHEKVLGYARRNPKGWEFSTLAIQLIEDYRRTFPDFFERLSQTHSNIPSIGQLYPELPEDKVSQILDSIVTWLKTATEKFVKVSLESDSLTKVSMQAIEEHVLAYSAHMEAIEKKQLAKVPCDAILDPKTSFTLLRGQKFDLGDRVVYVQDSGKVPLFSKGTVVGYTTLGSRLSVQVLFDNELVAANNFGGRLRTNRGLGLDASFLLNLTNRQFIYHSKASRQATEQKKNVKTSATAQRAKTVTVKPNQARELLTHIKKSDKAGLSTKTDNRLDSQRPATAAGERPVPREASYAPGINAVSANALYNVVLNQYSGNFYPPNMAFPPPPADSQGMPYHMPPGYAQPFVPMQPPYPTEMRPPVNGGHVPVPHGMSSNHGTGVKTSRRSQNGTKIHMKGRDDHRGVNSKSNEEQGLKSERKGVEAQS